Genomic DNA from Vibrio tubiashii ATCC 19109:
GACGCCGTCGAAGAAAAAGACTTTGTCACTGGCTCACAAACGCTCGTACCGCTTGCAGGCCCAGCTAACCGCCAAGGTCGTATGGCCGCAGACAATATGCTAGGACGCCAAGAGACCTATCAAGGTACACAAGGCACTGCTATCTGTAAGATCTTTGATCTCGCAGTAGCATCTACGGGTAAAAACGAGAAGCAACTTAAACATGAAGGCATTGACTACGAAAAAGTCTACGTTCACACAGCAAGCCATGCGAGCTACTACCCTGGCGCTGAAATTGTCTCATTCAAGATGTTGTTCGACCCTAAAACGGGTAAGATCTTTGGTGCGCAAGCGGTAGGTAAAGATGGCGTTGATAAACGTATTGATGTAATGGCGGTTGCACAGCGTGCAGGTATGACAGTAGATCAGCTTCAACACCTTGAACTCACCTATGCGCCACCTTACGGCAGTGCTAAAGATGTCATTAACCAAGCTGCATTTGTCGCCACAAACATCATCCAAGGTGACTCTAGCCCGATACATTTTGATCAAATAGATTCGCTTAGCGAAAACCAAGTCTTACTTGATGTTCGCAATCCCGGTGAACTAGAGAATGTTGGATTTATCGAAGGAGCAATCAACATTCCTGTCGATCAACTACGTCAACGTATGGCTGAGTTACCAAAAGACAAAGAAATAGTCATTTATTGCCAAGTTGGGTTACGTGGTAACGTTGCTTACCGCCAATTGGTGAATAATGGGTACAAAGCGCGAAATCTCATTGGCGGTTACCGCACCTACAGATTTGCTCAAGCCTAACCATCGCTTGCAGACATCTAATTGAATCAAATTTGGGGAGCTTCGCTCCCCTTTTGTTTTTGCTGCAGGCGAGATCACTACTACCTTGGTCTAGTCATGGATTTAAATTGATCCAGATCATTTTACCCTGATTTTAGTAAGGTTATGTTGTTATTGTGTTAACGGAGAATTAACAAGGAAGTATCAAATGGAATTAAAAAAAGACCCTCGCTGCTACACTGACGTTTGCATTAACGGCAAATGGTTTCATCACGACCACTGTACGACAAGTGCTTACATGCTGAAAGGTGGCGCTTCATGCGCGGTTGAGTTAGAAAGAATGCCTGAAACCGAAAACGAATTAATTGAACTTATTTCTGCGCAATTCTAACTCAATAAATTACGTATTGTTTCGCATACAATAATCAGTCAAAAAGTTTTAGCCAGCTTAAAAGAAGCCACCTTTGAAAGGTGGCTTCGTCACAACTTAACCAATATAAAAGAATAACTTCTAATGAAAGATCTCACTACTAAACCTCATCATTCTACTTTCACCCATTAATCTTTGGAAAGACTCTTGGTCAAGCTTAATCAAGGTTTCGTGATCTCCAGCCTCAAGGTAGACATAGTTTTGCCGCGTTAACACTTCATCGAACGTCATCGACATATGATATGCGCTCCCAACTGGAGGCACCGCACCGTTCTCGCAGTCTTCAAACATCTCGTAAAGTTGCTTCTCTTTGACAAGATGAAAACTCGCGTTCAACTCCTCATTAAGCCTTGAAAGGCTAATCTTATTTTTGGCAGGTAACACAGCCATCATATGATGACCATCATGATCCTCTAATACGATGCCCTTAGCTAAAGAAACTAAAGGAATCCCGGCCGCCACACCACTTTGCAGTGAACTTTGACTGTGACTATGTTGGACAGTTTGGAATGGTATATTGTGTTCATTCAAGTAGTGGTCTAATCGGTTCGCTATGCTCATACTAGCCTCCGTACATCAGTTCCCTTTATCAGTATAGACGCTCAGACTTTGGCTCTCCACGAAGGTAGTTTTCGCCATAACATCCATATATATGACAGATACAAATCAATGCGTTGAGTTACAGTACGAATGCAACTTCAAACTTTTAAGTATTTGTGTTTCAAAATTTAGACAAAATAACTAAGTAAAGTCTAATTCACTAATTTAATGCACACTAATACTCACGCCCTAGATATATGGCCCGAATCTGTTCTGTAAATATGTAACTTACATATTTACCAATTATTTATTCCTTCTAATAGAATATATATACGATTAATTTGTTAATAGAACCCCTATTTTATATTCACTTTTTATGTTGATAAATAGACATAGACCCACTAATGAGATCCCACACAGTTACATTTGGGTTAAATTAATTATATTTTGTTACAAAACACAGCGTTATAAATAATAATATGAAATCAGTCAGTGGGTTATTAATTCTAGTTTGTTCATCCGCAATATCAGGCGGCATTGATGACGAGCGACTGCTAGAATCACTTATCAAACAAGGTATTATTTGTGAAGACCAAAGCGAAGTAGAAAAGCAAGAGTCATTGCAAATATATCTCTCTCAGAAATTTTCTAAAACCTCAAAGCAATCCCATAAAGAAGATCCTTCTGACGAAAAAAGTACCGACTGTATTTCAGCAAAAGAATAACGATACTCCCGTTAGCTAATATCTCACACCAAACTTTAGGTGCTCGATTATTGGTGCTAACAGCGTCGTTGTGTCTGCTATTTGGCAGATTGTTGGCAATAAAAATTAATAAGGAAATATAATGAAAATGATGAGGAAGTCACTGTTGGCATCAGCAGTGTTCACTCTATTTAGCACAAGTGGTAACGCTCAGACTCCGATCGATCTGGGTGTCATTAATGAAGACAAAGTCATTGAAATGCTTGTTGCCCAAGGGAAACTTAATCCCGATGCTTCTATCGAAGAGCGTCAAATAGCGCTAGATAAGTTTATCGATGGAAAACTAAACCGAGGATTTAAGGGCGATGCGCAATTTGGCAAGAAAGCGTTGGAACAACGTGCCAAAATCCTTAAGTCAATTGAGTTTGATAAAGGCTTGCGAAGAGCTCACGTCTTTTCGTTCGATGCTAACAACAAAAGAACGGACAAAGTTTTAGCCGTATTGGTGGACTTTCCGGATTTACCTTGGGATGAAAATAGGCTCACGAAAGAGCATACAGAAATGCTCTATGACCGATACGAGCCAAGCCACTATCAAGAGCTTCTGTTCTCTGATAGCGGCTATACTGGGCCAAATGGTGAGAATTTCATTTCGATGCGCCAGTATTACGAACAAGAATCTGGTGATAGCTACAGTGTTTCTGGTCAAGCCGCTGGTTGGTATCGAGCCAAAAATAATGCCTCGTTTTATGGAGGTAACTCCCCTACTACAGACAATGACCAAAATGCACAGGAGTTGGTTCGTGAAGCACTTAACCAACTTGCGAATGACCCAACCATTAACCTAGCGGACTATGACATTGAAGATCGCTATGACTACGACGGTGATGGCAACTTCCGCGAACCCGATGGTGTAATCGATCATTTGATGGTTTTCCATGCTTCAGTGGGTGAAGAAGCTGGTGGTGGTGTACTCGGAGCCGATGCTATATGGTCTCACCGATACAATCTAGGTAAGTATCACGTCTTGTCTGGTACTTCTAGCACCGTACCTGGTCGATTCAACGGACAATACGCTGCATTTGACTATACGATTCAGCCTATCGACGCTGCTGCTGGTGTTTGTGCACATGAGTACGGGCACGACTTGGGATTACCAGATGAGTACGACACTCAATACACTGGTAAAGGAGAGCCTGTTTCGTACTGGTCTATTATGTCTTCAGGCAGTTGGGCAGGTAAAATTGGCGGCACACAACCAACCGCATTCAGCTCTTGGGCTAAACAGTTCCTTCAGGCTTCTATTGGCGGTCGTTGGGTGGCTAATGATGTGGTTACTCTAAGTGATCTCGATGGTAAGCCACTTGAGATCAAGCTGCATCAAACAATTGACAACGACAAACCCAACATGGTTCGCGTTGACCTGCCTCTTAAACGTACTGCAGGACTTGCCCCTTTTGAAGGTAAATTCGGCTTCCATAGCGGTAAAGGTGACGATCTGAAAAACAGCATGGAACGAAAAGTAACGTTGCCGGCTGCCTCCAAAATCACGCTAACTTTTAAAGCTTGGTATCAGATTGAAAAAGACTACGACTTCGCCCGTGTGCTTATAAACGGCCAACCGATAGCAGGCAATATCACAACAAATGAAGATCCTAACAGCACAGGTTTAGTTCCTGCTATCGCTGGCGACTCGAAAGGCTGGGTTGACGCTGAATTCGATCTCACACAATGGGCCGGACAACAAGTTAACCTTGGTTTCGACTACGTGACGGATGGTGGTTTAGCGATGGAAGGTCTTCATGTAGACAGCATTGCTTTAGATGTTGATGGTACACTTTCTTCTCTCGACAACGCAGAATCACAATCTACTTTCGCCCTTAATGGATACCGTTTAAATGATGGCTTCAATGAAGCCCCACACTACTATCTACTCCAGTGGCGTAGCCATGCAGACGTGGATGAAGGGCTCAAGAACATCAAACGTTTCGGCCAGATGATGTCTTTCGAGCCAGGTCTGATCGTTTGGTACGTTGATGAGTCGATGACAGACAATGCAGTTGGTAAACACCCGGGTGAAGGCTGGCTTGGCGTTGTCGATGCTGACCAAAATGCGATGGTTTGGGATAAGTCAGGTACAGCAGCGCAGACCCGCTATCAAGTTCGCGACGCAGCATTCTCTCTTCAAGACCAAGCCACTATGCGACTTGTAAATGCTGATGGGGATGTACTGGAAGATGTCAGCCTAATTGCCAGCAGTTCATTTTCGGATGACCAAGATTATTCCAATCCAGGGGCACCTGATTCAGGTCGTTTGCTAACTGAATTTGGTGTAACCATTGAAGTTATCGAGCAAGATCCTTCAAACAAATACGGTGTGATTAAACTTTCAAAAGTTCAGCAACCCAATCTACCCCCTGTTTCTAGCTTTGAGCTTACAGTAAACGGTCTTGATATTGCTGCAATGAACTCTAGTGTTGACTCGGATGGTGAGATATCTGCTTACCTATGGGAGTTTGGTAACGGTGAAACCAGCACGGACGCTTCCCCTAAATGGAAGTATTCAGACTCTGGCTCTTACACTGTATCGCTTACTGTTACTGACAACCAAGGTGCCAGCCACACAAGTAGCCAAACAGTAGAAGTTGTTGCTCCAAATATGTTACCTGTTGCCAACGCGAAGTACATTCACCTTGGACGTTGGGTAACTATGTGGTCAACAAGCCACGACCCTGATGGCCGTATCGTTGACACTGAGTGGGTTCTTCCAAACGGTAAAGTCAAACGTGGACGTATTTTTACTAAGATATTCCCGAGCTATGGAAAACATGAAGTGAAAATGACCGTTATGGATGACAGCGGAAGCAAAACCACAAAAACCATTGTCGTCGATCTTTAATAACCGACCTGTTTCTCCCTATTCCCATACTTCCATGTGAAGTTTTGCGCGGCTCTCAAGAGCCGCGCTTTTTTCTTAGAGTTTCGGTACTGGCACAACTTCTACACTGAAGTTTTTAATACCATATTGCTCCAACTCTTCATCTGTTAACGAATACTCTGCAGAACGCTTCGTTCTACTTCCTAAAGGAATCGTCTTGCCAAATCTCACATCAGAACCAAAAGATGCATCAGCAAAAAATTCACCGGTAATTTTCGTCTGTATTGGTCTGAGAACCTGGCCTAGTAAACTTTTCACATTGTCAGCACCATATTCTCTAAGCAACCAAGGCCAATCCCATTCGTTCGACGTTGCCGGAATATTGCGATGCTCATATTGGTACTTGAGACTTTTGTCATTACCTCCATTGCGGCCAATAACCCAATTTGCAGTATAGGTAGGTCGATCATCAGGATGGTGACTCAGAGCATTTCCAGACCAACGCATAAAACCCGTTAATGCCAGTTCATAGCTTAACTCAGCGTTAAACGTGTACGGGTAACTGATTGAAGAGCGGAAAACCTCCATAAAGACTTCTTGCTTAGTATTTGGCGCAACGTTAACAACAATCGTATTGGAGATCCCTTTAGACTCCGAGTCTCCGTTGGTCGTTGCCCAGCTTTGGTTGGCTCCAATCTCTATCGACAACTCAGTTTCACCTACAAGAGGCCACTTAAACTTGTTCTTGGTTGAGACTTTTTGACTTAAGCCATAAGTGTCTGTTTTGGACCAATTTGTCGATTTCTCGTATTTAAAGGTCACTCGATATTGTTGTTCTAGGTCAGACTCATTGGTCACAACCTCTGAGCGACGACCAATCAGTTCTTTATCTGATTGAGTAATTTGGCCAGCATTGAACGTTTCCGGATCAATGTGATATTCAAAACCAGATATATCCATTTTTAAACGTTCGTTACATCGGTAGCCTTCACAAGATCCTGAATTGTCCGCATCAATATCATAGTTTCCTAACCCATCGGTAGACGTGATCATATCGTCGCCGACATATTTGCTGCCTGTACCACCAGCCCAGCCAAAACCAAGATAATGAGCCAGCAATGCTAGCGGTTGATAAAACTCTTTCTTATTGACTAGATACCATTCAGTATGAGCTTCATCATTTTCAGGCAATACAAGCGCTGCGTAGTCCGGGATACTGTGGTCTGGTGGCGTGTTGTAGGTACACCATGTTGTACCCGCTAACCTGTCTTGCTTGATGGTTCCA
This window encodes:
- a CDS encoding aminoacyl-tRNA deacylase, whose protein sequence is MSIANRLDHYLNEHNIPFQTVQHSHSQSSLQSGVAAGIPLVSLAKGIVLEDHDGHHMMAVLPAKNKISLSRLNEELNASFHLVKEKQLYEMFEDCENGAVPPVGSAYHMSMTFDEVLTRQNYVYLEAGDHETLIKLDQESFQRLMGESRMMRFSSEIFH
- a CDS encoding aerolysin family beta-barrel pore-forming toxin, whose protein sequence is MNKNKVFKTSLVASSIAFSMVQSNVYAAVDILDIKLQGQSCEVGFRPITSEEIMPIKSDLVGQMGPWQITNIADGYVLMGSGYNGTIKQDRLAGTTWCTYNTPPDHSIPDYAALVLPENDEAHTEWYLVNKKEFYQPLALLAHYLGFGWAGGTGSKYVGDDMITSTDGLGNYDIDADNSGSCEGYRCNERLKMDISGFEYHIDPETFNAGQITQSDKELIGRRSEVVTNESDLEQQYRVTFKYEKSTNWSKTDTYGLSQKVSTKNKFKWPLVGETELSIEIGANQSWATTNGDSESKGISNTIVVNVAPNTKQEVFMEVFRSSISYPYTFNAELSYELALTGFMRWSGNALSHHPDDRPTYTANWVIGRNGGNDKSLKYQYEHRNIPATSNEWDWPWLLREYGADNVKSLLGQVLRPIQTKITGEFFADASFGSDVRFGKTIPLGSRTKRSAEYSLTDEELEQYGIKNFSVEVVPVPKL
- a CDS encoding immune inhibitor A domain-containing protein, with the protein product MKMMRKSLLASAVFTLFSTSGNAQTPIDLGVINEDKVIEMLVAQGKLNPDASIEERQIALDKFIDGKLNRGFKGDAQFGKKALEQRAKILKSIEFDKGLRRAHVFSFDANNKRTDKVLAVLVDFPDLPWDENRLTKEHTEMLYDRYEPSHYQELLFSDSGYTGPNGENFISMRQYYEQESGDSYSVSGQAAGWYRAKNNASFYGGNSPTTDNDQNAQELVREALNQLANDPTINLADYDIEDRYDYDGDGNFREPDGVIDHLMVFHASVGEEAGGGVLGADAIWSHRYNLGKYHVLSGTSSTVPGRFNGQYAAFDYTIQPIDAAAGVCAHEYGHDLGLPDEYDTQYTGKGEPVSYWSIMSSGSWAGKIGGTQPTAFSSWAKQFLQASIGGRWVANDVVTLSDLDGKPLEIKLHQTIDNDKPNMVRVDLPLKRTAGLAPFEGKFGFHSGKGDDLKNSMERKVTLPAASKITLTFKAWYQIEKDYDFARVLINGQPIAGNITTNEDPNSTGLVPAIAGDSKGWVDAEFDLTQWAGQQVNLGFDYVTDGGLAMEGLHVDSIALDVDGTLSSLDNAESQSTFALNGYRLNDGFNEAPHYYLLQWRSHADVDEGLKNIKRFGQMMSFEPGLIVWYVDESMTDNAVGKHPGEGWLGVVDADQNAMVWDKSGTAAQTRYQVRDAAFSLQDQATMRLVNADGDVLEDVSLIASSSFSDDQDYSNPGAPDSGRLLTEFGVTIEVIEQDPSNKYGVIKLSKVQQPNLPPVSSFELTVNGLDIAAMNSSVDSDGEISAYLWEFGNGETSTDASPKWKYSDSGSYTVSLTVTDNQGASHTSSQTVEVVAPNMLPVANAKYIHLGRWVTMWSTSHDPDGRIVDTEWVLPNGKVKRGRIFTKIFPSYGKHEVKMTVMDDSGSKTTKTIVVDL